Within the Micromonospora citrea genome, the region CGATCCACGGCGGGCTCTTCGTCGCGTACGGCGTGCTGGTGCTCGCGGTGGCCCGGCTGCGCCGGTGGAGCCTGGTGGCCACCGGGGTGGCCCTGGCCTGCGCCGTGCCGCCCTTCGCCACGCTCGTGTTCGAGCGTTGGGCGCGGCGGCGGGGCATGCTCGACGCCGCCCGCCGGACGGCCCGCGAGGCCGCCCCGGTCGGCTGATCCGCCGGCGCGCTCGCGAGGCCGCCGCCCCGGTCGGCTGACCCGCCGGCGCGCTCGCGAGGCCGCCGCCCCGGTCGGCTGACCCGCCGGCGTGCTCGGCGACGTCGGCCGGACCGCCGTCCAGCAGCACCACCCGCCCGGGCCATGCCGGGGTCGCTCAGCCGGCGAGGAAGGCCGACAGCTCGGCGGCGAGTTGGTCCGGCGCCTCCTCGGCCATGTGGTGACCCGACTCGATCGGCGCGGCACGGACGTCGTCGGCCCAGTCGCGCCAGATCGCGGCGGGGTCGCCGTAGAGATCCACCATGTCGTCGCGGGTGGACCACAGGAAGAGCACCGGGCAGGTGATCCGGCGCCCGGCGGCGCGGTCGGCGTCGTCGGCCGCCCGGTCCGGGCCGAGGCCCGCCCGGTAGTCCTCGCACATGGCGTGCACGGTCGCCGGGTCGTGGATCGCCCGCCGGTAGTCGGCGTACGCCTCCTCGCCCATCTCGGCGGGCGAGCCGCCGTACCAGGCGTCCGGGTCGGCGTTGATCACCCGCTCGGCGGGCTTGGCGAGCTGGCCGAGGAAGAACCAGTGCCACCACCGGGCGGCGAAGCGGGCGTCGGCGCGGGCCAGGGCCTCCCCGATCGGCACCCCGTCGAGCACCCCGAGGCGGCTGACCCGGTCGGGGTGGTCCAGCGCGGCGCGCATCGCCACGTAGCAGCCCCGGTCGTGCCCCACCACCGCCGCGCGGTCGTGGCCGAGCGCGTCCAGCAGCGCCACCACGTCGGCCGCCATGGCCCGCTTCGAGTACGGGGCGTGGTCGGCGGTGCTCGGCGGCTTCGACGAGCCGCCGTAGCCGCGCAGGTCCGGGCAGACGACCGTGTGCCGCTCGGCGAGCAGGGGAGCGACCCGGTGCCAGGTGGCGTGGGTGCGGGGATGACCGTGCAGCAGCACCACCGGCGGTCCCGACCCGCCGTGGCGCACCCGCAGGCGTACGGGGCCGAGGTCGATCTCGTCGAGCGTGAATCCGGCGAACATGGCGGCTGCCGTGCCCCGACGCCCGGGGCGCGAAACGTGGCCCGGGCGTCGGGCGCGGAGGTCAGGTGAGGGCCGTCCAGGCCAGCAGGGCGGCGACCAGCAGCGCGCCCAGCGTGGCCTGGAGCAGCAGCGGCGGGCCCAGGTGCGACCACAGGGTGGCGGTGCGCGGCGTGAGCAACTGCCCGGTCGTCAGGTTGACGATCCGTTCGATCTTCGGCGGCAGGTCGGGGTCGTTCTGCCGGCGCAGCGTGAGCTGCACGTGGTCGGCGGGGTGCAGGGCGCTCTGCGGCAGGTGGCCGTGCAGCTCGACCTCGCAGAGCTGCCCGGCGGCGTCGCGCAGCCGCACCGGGGTGACCAGGTATTCCGGGCCCTTCTTCAGGTCCTTGAACCGGCGCCGGGTGCCGCCGGAGCCGGCGGAGAGCAGGGAGCGGACCAGCGCCGCCAGCAGCC harbors:
- a CDS encoding DUF3817 domain-containing protein, which produces MREKVTRLFVVAAIAEAISWAALLAGMAVKYGPPANELGVQIFGPIHGGLFVAYGVLVLAVARLRRWSLVATGVALACAVPPFATLVFERWARRRGMLDAARRTAREAAPVG
- a CDS encoding alpha/beta fold hydrolase gives rise to the protein MFAGFTLDEIDLGPVRLRVRHGGSGPPVVLLHGHPRTHATWHRVAPLLAERHTVVCPDLRGYGGSSKPPSTADHAPYSKRAMAADVVALLDALGHDRAAVVGHDRGCYVAMRAALDHPDRVSRLGVLDGVPIGEALARADARFAARWWHWFFLGQLAKPAERVINADPDAWYGGSPAEMGEEAYADYRRAIHDPATVHAMCEDYRAGLGPDRAADDADRAAGRRITCPVLFLWSTRDDMVDLYGDPAAIWRDWADDVRAAPIESGHHMAEEAPDQLAAELSAFLAG